One Bythopirellula goksoeyrii genomic window, TGCTTGGCGGGGAGTGAACAGGAAGCCGAACCGGCGGTGACTCCACCAACCAAGCTTGCTTCGCGCACTTGTTCGTTTGTCGAGCATGCCGTTGAACGCTCGAAGTCGTTCTGCAAATCATCCCCCAGCGCTGCCAGCTTGAGCGAATCGCATGATGGTTTTTCCGCACGCAGCAAGTGGTCCTACGCGGATCTCATCATTGGGGCATGCATCCTATTGGCGATTGGGGCTCTGTTGTTACCGGCAATAGGTGAGAGCAGAGAAACAGCACGCCAACTCAAGTGCCAGAACAATTTGCTCCGCTTGGGTGCAGCACTTACACAATACAATGAGCGGTTCCAGCGTGGACTTCCCCAGATCAAGCCCGATCAGAACGCGGGTTTCTTTGTGGTGGAGCTCTACGAGAAGGGCATTCTCACGCGCGAAGAACTTGCTGAACTGGTCGTTTGTCCTGCAACGCAATTAGCGGACAAGGTCGCCAGCGGTCACATCCGCATCTATATCCCCAACCGAGAAGAGTATCTGCGTTCCGATGGAGCTGCCGGCAATTTGCTCCGCAAACTCATGGCGGGGGACTACGCTTACAATCTTGGCTATCGCACTCCCTCAGGAAGTATCCATCAGATTCGATTCGAAGGAAGTTCCCATTTGCCTCTCTTATCCGACGCCCCGAGCTTGGCAATAGCCGGCTATCAAAGCGCCAACCATGGGGGTTGTGGACAGAATGTGATCTTCCAGGATTTGAGCTGCCGGTACATTCGGTGTATTCAGGCTCATAGCCAGCAAGATCACTGGTATCTGAACGACGATGGCAAGCCTGCAGCCGGTTGCCGATCGAAGGACATAGTGCTTGCCCCCAGCGAGGCAACGCCGCTATTGGAAGTGGGCGAGAGGTAACCTCG contains:
- a CDS encoding DUF1559 family PulG-like putative transporter codes for the protein MREQLLAYLLNDLDPAERKSVEDAIAADPKLAEELEHLRECLAGSEQEAEPAVTPPTKLASRTCSFVEHAVERSKSFCKSSPSAASLSESHDGFSARSKWSYADLIIGACILLAIGALLLPAIGESRETARQLKCQNNLLRLGAALTQYNERFQRGLPQIKPDQNAGFFVVELYEKGILTREELAELVVCPATQLADKVASGHIRIYIPNREEYLRSDGAAGNLLRKLMAGDYAYNLGYRTPSGSIHQIRFEGSSHLPLLSDAPSLAIAGYQSANHGGCGQNVIFQDLSCRYIRCIQAHSQQDHWYLNDDGKPAAGCRSKDIVLAPSEATPLLEVGER